The following proteins come from a genomic window of Nostoc sp. ATCC 53789:
- a CDS encoding DUF6464 family protein gives MEPDSLQTEVILTHPRESLGKVQLDWTPQPGNYLDFEGKTYAVLERRHKYQLKAGRYRLHNIAIYVQSAKRPSEKSLVGGRWVVGDATCSYNAHSELIRCAVNPDGPCESCRFYEKLEVKS, from the coding sequence ATGGAGCCAGACTCTTTACAAACCGAGGTGATTCTGACGCACCCGCGTGAGTCACTCGGTAAAGTGCAACTTGATTGGACACCCCAACCCGGAAATTATCTCGATTTTGAAGGTAAAACTTATGCGGTTTTAGAACGCCGCCATAAATACCAACTCAAAGCTGGACGCTACCGCTTACATAATATTGCTATTTACGTGCAGTCGGCTAAACGACCATCTGAAAAAAGTTTGGTAGGTGGACGCTGGGTAGTTGGCGATGCTACCTGCTCTTACAATGCTCATTCAGAACTCATTCGCTGTGCAGTCAACCCAGATGGCCCTTGCGAATCTTGCCGCTTTTATGAAAAGTTAGAAGTTAAGAGCTAA
- the fmt gene encoding methionyl-tRNA formyltransferase: MKIVFFGTPQFAVPTLEKLLNHSKFDVLAVVTQPDKRRERGNKLTPSPVKAIATAHNLPVWQPEKVKKDTETLTKLKELDADVFVVVAYGQILSSKILKMPKLGCINVHGSILPKYRGAAPIQWCLYNGEKETGITTMLMDVGMDTGPMLEIATTLIGLLDNTQDLAERLAAIGGDLLVETLLKLERQEIQPIPQDNLSATYAPLIQKEDYGLDWSKSAIQLHNQIRGFYPNCTATFRNNLLKITASAPLGFVGDRIPPELQELISKLPDLSNVSDKPGVVVNITKGIGAIVQTGEGLLLLREVQLAGKRPQSGWDFVNGTRLTVGEVFGAGS; encoded by the coding sequence ATGAAAATTGTATTTTTTGGTACACCACAGTTTGCTGTACCCACGTTGGAAAAGTTATTGAATCATTCAAAATTTGACGTGTTGGCAGTTGTCACTCAACCAGATAAACGCCGGGAACGGGGAAATAAACTTACTCCTTCACCTGTCAAGGCGATCGCCACTGCCCACAATTTACCAGTATGGCAACCAGAAAAAGTAAAAAAAGATACTGAAACTTTAACCAAGCTCAAAGAATTAGACGCAGATGTGTTTGTTGTTGTCGCTTATGGGCAGATTTTATCGTCAAAAATCTTAAAGATGCCAAAGTTAGGCTGCATTAATGTGCATGGCTCGATTTTACCTAAATATCGGGGTGCAGCGCCGATTCAATGGTGTTTGTATAATGGTGAGAAGGAAACGGGGATCACAACCATGTTAATGGATGTGGGGATGGATACCGGGCCAATGCTAGAAATAGCCACTACACTCATTGGATTACTGGATAATACTCAAGATTTAGCCGAAAGACTAGCTGCGATCGGTGGGGATTTGTTAGTGGAAACTCTGTTGAAGTTGGAACGCCAGGAAATTCAACCAATACCCCAAGATAATTTGTCAGCTACTTATGCACCTCTGATTCAAAAAGAAGATTATGGTTTGGATTGGTCAAAAAGCGCGATCCAATTACACAATCAAATTAGAGGCTTTTACCCCAACTGCACGGCTACCTTTCGTAATAACTTGTTGAAAATTACCGCTTCGGCTCCCCTTGGTTTTGTAGGCGATCGCATCCCACCAGAACTACAAGAATTAATTTCTAAATTGCCTGATTTGTCAAATGTATCAGACAAACCGGGAGTTGTAGTGAACATTACCAAAGGCATTGGAGCGATCGTCCAAACTGGGGAAGGTTTGTTGCTGTTGCGAGAGGTTCAGCTAGCTGGGAAACGTCCCCAGTCAGGATGGGATTTTGTTAATGGTACCCGCTTAACTGTGGGAGAAGTTTTTGGTGCGGGTAGTTGA